The following coding sequences are from one Molothrus aeneus isolate 106 chromosome Z, BPBGC_Maene_1.0, whole genome shotgun sequence window:
- the LIPG gene encoding endothelial lipase produces MRRLFLLLCSAVSCCIAAAEAALPAAGDGSAERVPEQKARVKFGLRSSPDAGEDGCALAIGQRQCLEDCKFNVTAKTFFIIHGWTMSGMFETWLDSLVSALQEREKDANVVVVDWLPLAHQLYTDAVNNTQIVGKTIARLLDWLQENPLFKLENVHLIGYSLGAHVAGFAGNHVHGTIGRITGLDPAGPMFEGVDPSRRLSPDDANFVDVLHTYTRETLGVSIGIQMPVGHLDIYPNGGDFQPGCGLSDVLGAIAYGTIGEVVKCEHERSVHLFVDSLVNQDKQSFAFQCTDSSRFKKGICLSCRKNRCNGIGYNARRIRHKRNSKMYLKTRADMPFKVYHYQMKMHVFSYKGLGEVDPTFFVTLHGTNGDSEPLSLEMLDLIGLNATNTFLVYTEEDMGELLKIKLTWEGTSQSWYDLWKELRSYWYRPVNSSQELHIRRIRVKSGETQQRFAFCVEDSQLTSISPGKELWFVKCTEEWQKRSVSNLL; encoded by the exons ATGAGGAGGCTCTTCCTGCTCCTGTGCAGCGCCGTGTCCTGCTGCATCGCGGCCGCGGAggcggcgctgcccgcggcGGGAG ATGGCAGCGCGGAGCGGGTGCCGGAGCAGAAGGCGCGGGTGAAGTTCGGTCTCCGCTCCTCGCCGGACGCCGGTGAGGATGGCTGTGCGCTCGCTATCGGCCAGCGGCAGTGCTTGGAGGACTGCAAGTTCAACGTGACAGCTAAAACCTTCTTCATCATTCACGGCTGGACG ATGAGTGGCATGTTCGAAACCTGGCTTGACAGCTTGGTGTCCGCTctgcaggagagggagaaggatgCCAACGTGGTCGTGGTGGACTGGCTCCCTCTTGCCCACCAGCTCTACACCGATGCCGTGAACAACACGCAGATTGTTGGAAAAACCATAGCGAGGTTGCTTGACTGGTTACAG gAGAACCCCCTCTTCAAGCTTGAGAATGTCCACCTGATTGGGTACAGCCTGGGTGCCCACGTCGCTGGCTTTGCTGGCAACCACGTCCATGGCACTATAGGCAGAATTACAG GATTGGATCCTGCTGGCCCCATGTTTGAAGGAGTGGACCCCAGCAGGCGCCTCTCCCCCGATGATGCCAACTTTGTGGATGTCCTTCACACCTACACCAGGGAAACACTGGGTGTTAGCATTGGGATCCAGATGCCTGTGGGCCACCTTGATATCTACCCCAACGGGGGAGacttccagcctggctgtggcctAAGTGATGTCTTGGGAGCCATTGCCTATGGGA CAATTGGTGAAGTTGTCAAATGCGAGCACGAGCGGTCTGTGCACCTCTTTGTGGACTCCCTGGTGAACCAGGACAAGCAGAGCTTCGCGTTCCAGTGCACCGACTCCAGTCGCTTCAAGAAGGGCATCTGCCTGAGCTGCCGCAAGAACCGCTGCAACGGCATCGGCTACAACGCGCGCCGCATCCGGCACAAGAGGAACAGCAAGATGTACCTGAAAACCAGGGCTGACATGCCCTTCAAAG TCTACCACTACCAGATGAAAATGCACGTCTTCAGCTATAAGGGCTTGGGAGAGGTTGACCCCACCTTCTTTGTCACCCTCCATGGCACCAATGGAGACTCTGAGCCCCTCTCTTTAGAAAT GCTTGATCTAATTGGCCTAAACGCTACCAACACCTTCCTGGTCTATACTGAGGAGGACATGGGTGAACTTCTGAAAATAAAGCTCACCTGGGAGGGGACGTCTCAGTCGTGGTATGATCTGTGGAAAGAGCTGAGGAGCTACTGGTACAGGCCTGTGAATTCCTCCCAGGAGCTCCACATCAGACGAATACGTGTGAAATCTGGGGAAACACAACAGAG GTTTGCCTTCTGTGTGGAGGACTCACAGTTAACCAGTATATCTCCTGGCAAAGAGCTCTGGTTTGTGAAGTGCACAGAGGAATGGCAGAAAAG GTCTGTCTCAAATCTGCTCTGA